A stretch of Paenibacillus sp. URB8-2 DNA encodes these proteins:
- a CDS encoding helix-turn-helix domain-containing protein: protein MDIGSTIRAIRKRKNITIAQICEQTGLSQGFMSQVETNKTSPSIATLESIAGALKVPIAYLLLRKEERIQIVRAPERMQTTSGPEHLKVSHLGRTKNMRMVLVEFPPGSSTGEHPHAHEGEETHLVIRGKIRVEQGEDEAMLEEGDAFSWNACTPHKVQNIGEDTAVVLIAVYTEEQEDWKLT from the coding sequence GTGGATATCGGTTCCACAATTCGTGCCATACGCAAGCGCAAAAATATTACGATCGCCCAAATTTGCGAACAGACCGGTCTTTCCCAAGGGTTCATGAGCCAGGTCGAAACCAACAAAACCTCTCCTTCCATCGCAACGCTGGAAAGCATTGCCGGTGCGCTTAAGGTGCCGATCGCCTACCTGCTGCTGCGCAAAGAGGAAAGAATTCAGATTGTGCGGGCTCCTGAGCGCATGCAGACGACCAGCGGCCCCGAACATTTGAAAGTGTCCCATCTTGGGAGGACGAAAAATATGCGGATGGTGCTCGTCGAGTTTCCACCCGGGTCATCAACCGGCGAACACCCCCATGCCCACGAAGGCGAGGAGACACATCTGGTCATCCGGGGCAAGATCCGCGTGGAACAAGGCGAAGATGAAGCCATGCTGGAAGAAGGAGACGCCTTCAGTTGGAACGCCTGTACCCCCCACAAGGTCCAAAATATAGGCGAAGATACCGCCGTGGTGCTGATCGCCGTATATACCGAAGAGCAGGAAGATTGGAAGCTGACTTAG
- a CDS encoding DoxX family protein: MKNTVTILMRVVLGGLFLAHGISKLQMGLGNVAGWFESIGVPGFLAYVVAAVELIGGVMLILGLFTRYVSVVLIAVLVGAVFTAKLSAGLLGNGQSAGYELDLAFILIALYLAVAGRTGLSLDSALFDKGNRS; encoded by the coding sequence ATGAAAAACACGGTGACGATTTTGATGAGAGTGGTACTCGGGGGGTTATTTCTCGCTCACGGGATCAGCAAGCTGCAAATGGGGCTCGGCAACGTTGCGGGATGGTTCGAAAGCATCGGTGTTCCCGGATTCTTGGCCTATGTGGTGGCGGCGGTTGAACTCATCGGCGGCGTTATGTTGATATTGGGCCTGTTCACGCGATATGTGTCGGTCGTGCTGATTGCGGTGCTTGTCGGAGCGGTATTTACCGCCAAACTGTCGGCCGGTCTTCTCGGTAACGGGCAGTCCGCCGGATATGAACTGGACCTGGCCTTTATTCTGATTGCCCTGTATCTGGCCGTAGCAGGACGAACTGGTCTGTCGCTGGACAGCGCGCTGTTCGATAAAGGGAACCGTAGCTGA
- a CDS encoding dioxygenase family protein, translated as MLPSYFFAHGAPSLVIEDHEYTAFLKNLAASLPRKPKAIVIFSAHWEHKVQQVSAVQTHGTIYDFSGFPDELYRMTYPASGDAALSEQVLSLLNGTGIPVVPDTSRGLDHGSWAVLKLIYPDADIPVVALSVNRYLSNAEQYEIGKALGELREQDVLIIGSGGIVHNLRQIKWGAGAEDVDPWALEFDTWIEKRLEDWNLDELFRYRELAPYADRAVPTSEHFIPLLLAMGSGDAVRNAELLHRSYQWGSLSLTAWQFN; from the coding sequence ATGTTGCCATCATACTTTTTTGCGCACGGCGCGCCGTCGCTTGTTATTGAAGACCACGAGTATACCGCTTTTTTGAAAAATCTTGCCGCCTCGCTGCCCCGTAAGCCAAAGGCAATTGTAATCTTTTCCGCCCATTGGGAGCATAAGGTCCAGCAGGTCAGTGCGGTCCAAACCCATGGGACTATCTATGATTTCTCCGGTTTTCCGGATGAATTGTACCGGATGACGTATCCGGCTTCCGGAGACGCCGCGCTTAGCGAACAAGTCTTGTCGCTGCTGAATGGGACAGGAATCCCGGTCGTACCCGACACAAGCCGGGGGCTCGACCACGGCTCCTGGGCGGTGCTGAAGCTCATCTACCCGGACGCGGACATTCCCGTCGTAGCGCTGTCGGTGAACCGGTACTTGAGCAATGCGGAGCAGTACGAGATTGGAAAAGCGCTGGGTGAGCTGCGCGAGCAGGATGTACTCATCATCGGGAGCGGCGGAATCGTCCACAATCTGCGGCAGATCAAGTGGGGCGCCGGAGCAGAAGACGTAGATCCATGGGCGCTGGAATTCGATACCTGGATTGAGAAGCGTCTGGAGGACTGGAATTTGGATGAGTTGTTCCGCTACCGGGAGCTGGCTCCTTACGCAGATCGCGCTGTTCCCACAAGTGAGCATTTCATTCCGCTGTTGCTGGCGATGGGTAGCGGGGATGCGGTCCGCAATGCGGAGCTTCTTCACCGCAGCTATCAGTGGGGAAGCCTGAGCCTGACGGCCTGGCAGTTCAACTGA
- a CDS encoding YrdB family protein: MIGILQMLNLSLRFLLEIVVLIVYGFWGYRLGGSGWSRTLLCLGLPLIAAVVWAILGAPGASYALPAPLHLLLEILMFGTPIVLLILMNRPGQAAVYGIAVLVNKLLMVIWNQ; encoded by the coding sequence ATGATCGGAATATTGCAAATGCTTAACCTTTCGCTTCGTTTTTTGCTGGAGATCGTTGTCCTGATCGTTTACGGGTTTTGGGGTTACCGGTTGGGAGGCAGTGGCTGGAGCAGAACATTGCTCTGCCTGGGTTTGCCGCTGATCGCGGCCGTAGTTTGGGCAATCCTGGGCGCTCCCGGAGCCTCCTACGCTCTGCCCGCCCCGCTGCATCTGCTGCTAGAGATTCTGATGTTCGGAACGCCGATCGTTCTGCTGATCCTGATGAACCGGCCCGGACAGGCAGCGGTGTATGGGATCGCGGTTCTGGTCAATAAGCTGCTGATGGTTATCTGGAACCAGTAG
- a CDS encoding MetQ/NlpA family ABC transporter substrate-binding protein, with amino-acid sequence MTKSRKIIIAAISLIVVILIAGGAWLQVSGSSKNETLVFGVAPGPYGDMIRKAIQPELEKKGYKVEIKEFTDYVQPDLALGNKEITANLFQHERYLKKFSADHSLELSSITNVPTAALGVYSKTLTAGSLEELKSKLKPGDIVSVPNDPTNQARALQVLVKSGLITIKNEIDPTKASEKDIDQNPYGLVFQPVEAAQLPRSLDSVTLSAINGNYAIAAGIPLGTAVIKEELSEDLKNVIAIRTEDKDKDFAKAIVEVVNSEAFKNEIESDQHEFKDFQRPQWYSEKWNIANK; translated from the coding sequence ATGACTAAATCCAGAAAAATCATTATTGCCGCTATTTCTTTGATCGTCGTAATTCTTATTGCCGGAGGCGCGTGGCTGCAGGTCAGCGGCTCTTCAAAAAATGAAACTCTGGTGTTCGGGGTCGCGCCTGGGCCTTACGGGGATATGATCCGCAAAGCGATTCAGCCTGAGCTGGAGAAGAAAGGCTACAAAGTGGAGATCAAGGAGTTTACGGATTATGTTCAGCCGGATCTGGCGCTCGGCAACAAGGAAATCACAGCTAATCTGTTCCAGCATGAACGCTATCTGAAGAAATTTTCTGCCGATCACAGTCTTGAACTGTCTTCGATTACCAATGTGCCTACTGCAGCGCTGGGTGTATATTCCAAGACGCTCACAGCCGGAAGTCTGGAAGAATTGAAGAGCAAGCTGAAGCCAGGCGATATTGTTTCGGTGCCGAATGATCCTACGAATCAGGCAAGAGCGCTGCAGGTGCTGGTTAAATCGGGCCTGATTACGATCAAGAATGAAATTGACCCTACGAAAGCTTCCGAAAAAGATATTGATCAAAACCCGTACGGGCTTGTATTCCAGCCGGTTGAAGCCGCCCAGCTTCCCCGTTCGCTCGACAGCGTCACCTTGTCCGCCATTAATGGCAACTATGCCATCGCCGCCGGCATTCCGCTGGGAACGGCTGTGATTAAGGAAGAGCTGTCCGAGGATCTGAAGAACGTGATCGCCATCAGAACGGAAGATAAGGACAAAGATTTTGCCAAAGCTATTGTGGAGGTTGTGAATTCTGAAGCCTTCAAGAATGAAATCGAGAGCGATCAGCATGAATTCAAAGATTTCCAAAGACCTCAGTGGTATTCGGAGAAATGGAACATTGCCAACAAATAG
- a CDS encoding methionine ABC transporter ATP-binding protein gives MIRFENISVKYTLKSKQEVEAVRGVTLEIGEGEIFGIVGTSGAGKSTLLRTINLLQRPTDGRILIGGNDITHLKGEALRQLRLKTGMIFQHFNLIHNKTVFDNIAFAMRSAGKSKSEIERRVPEVLELVGLLDKAKSYPSNLSGGQKQRVGIARSIANDPQILLCDEPTSALDMETTQSILDLLKEINNRLKITTVIISHEMDVIKKICDKVAVMSKGEVVETGDVFRIFAVPEHPFTKQLVNSTLDLELPRKLNENRTKRLFKLVYRGERAEEPVISETVRKFPVDMNILHGKIEYIAEQPIGVLILNLEGAKESVDSAVSYLRTRVAEVEELHA, from the coding sequence ATGATCCGGTTTGAGAATATCTCTGTGAAATATACATTGAAGAGCAAGCAGGAGGTAGAGGCTGTTCGCGGTGTAACGCTGGAGATTGGGGAAGGGGAAATTTTCGGGATCGTTGGCACTAGCGGAGCGGGAAAAAGCACGCTGCTGCGGACAATCAATCTGCTGCAAAGACCTACGGACGGAAGAATTCTGATTGGTGGGAACGATATTACCCACTTAAAGGGAGAAGCGCTGAGACAGCTGCGTTTAAAGACGGGAATGATCTTTCAGCATTTCAACCTGATTCATAATAAAACGGTCTTTGATAATATTGCCTTCGCCATGAGATCGGCGGGAAAATCTAAGAGCGAGATCGAGCGGAGAGTGCCGGAAGTGCTTGAACTGGTCGGTCTGCTCGACAAGGCAAAGAGCTATCCGTCTAACTTAAGCGGCGGCCAGAAGCAGCGGGTGGGGATCGCAAGATCGATTGCCAACGATCCGCAGATTCTGCTGTGCGACGAACCGACTTCCGCTCTCGATATGGAGACGACCCAATCCATACTTGATCTGCTTAAGGAGATTAACAATCGTCTTAAGATTACGACGGTCATTATTTCGCATGAAATGGACGTTATCAAAAAAATATGCGATAAGGTAGCGGTCATGAGCAAAGGCGAGGTCGTGGAGACAGGAGATGTATTCCGGATTTTTGCGGTTCCCGAACATCCATTCACCAAACAATTGGTCAACAGCACGCTGGATTTGGAATTGCCGCGGAAATTGAACGAGAATCGCACGAAACGGCTCTTTAAGCTGGTGTACAGGGGCGAAAGGGCCGAAGAACCGGTGATTAGCGAAACGGTCAGAAAGTTCCCCGTCGATATGAATATTCTCCATGGCAAAATTGAATACATCGCGGAACAGCCGATAGGAGTTCTCATTCTGAATTTGGAAGGCGCCAAGGAAAGTGTGGATTCCGCTGTTTCCTATTTAAGAACCAGAGTGGCGGAGGTGGAGGAGCTGCATGCTTAG
- a CDS encoding methionine ABC transporter permease translates to MLSLSVTGLITDLIKAFMETFLMCGISIFISIVLGLPLGLFIYITREGLFWQNRILHLIGGLLVNIVRSTPFVILLVLLIPVTHMLTGTTIGPLAASVPLSVAAVAFYARLVEGSLVEVDKGVLEAATAMGATNGRIIREVLLVEALPGLLRGLTVTVVSLVGYTAMAGIVGGGGVGDLAIRFGYYRYETNVMIITVVLLIVLVQVIQSLGELIAGETDKR, encoded by the coding sequence ATGCTTAGTCTAAGCGTTACAGGACTGATAACGGATTTGATCAAGGCCTTTATGGAGACTTTTTTAATGTGCGGCATCTCGATATTCATTTCCATTGTACTCGGACTGCCGCTTGGCCTGTTCATTTATATTACCCGGGAGGGTCTGTTCTGGCAGAACCGGATTCTCCATTTAATCGGCGGACTGCTTGTAAATATTGTTCGTTCGACGCCTTTTGTAATCTTGCTCGTTCTTTTAATTCCGGTCACTCATATGCTTACCGGAACAACGATCGGTCCGCTCGCCGCATCGGTTCCGCTTTCGGTCGCTGCCGTCGCTTTTTATGCGCGGCTTGTAGAGGGATCGCTTGTTGAAGTCGACAAAGGCGTGCTTGAAGCCGCAACCGCAATGGGCGCGACGAACGGTCGGATCATCCGGGAGGTCCTGCTGGTTGAAGCGCTGCCCGGACTGCTGCGGGGATTGACGGTCACGGTTGTCAGCCTGGTCGGTTATACGGCGATGGCGGGAATTGTGGGCGGAGGCGGCGTCGGAGATTTGGCCATCCGGTTCGGTTATTACCGTTACGAAACGAATGTCATGATTATAACCGTTGTGTTGCTGATTGTTCTCGTACAGGTGATTCAGAGTCTTGGAGAACTGATTGCGGGAGAGACGGACAAAAGGTAA
- a CDS encoding phenylacetate--CoA ligase family protein — protein MGDKYWNRELETLPHDELEAYQLVQLREHLQFAYSRSGYYKEAFDLHGVKPVDLNRLEDIRKFPFVNKQIERERQLKKPLLGDMAAVDEEDVVFVSASSGSTGIPTVSPFTKTDFDEYQDVQSRLFWAAGMRPKDRYVHALNFTLFVGGPDVIGAQNLGALCIWAGTVPSERLLFILKEFQPTIIWTTPSYAWYLGETARKQGIDPAKDLAIRTIIVAGEPGGSIEATREAIERLWDAKIVDFYGISDIFGACAGMCEERNGLHIAEDHILVEVINPATLEPVADGERGELVLTTLRKSARPMIRFRTGDIGTFDRQPCSCGRTHGRIHIAGRLDDMFIVSGVNVFPSDIEFVVRNMPELTGEYQVTLSNENYATKYKVSVERAEGNEESSEAIAVKVSEKLKTRLGVRPSEVSVLEANVLPRATHKAKRIVDLREQNTQREASVDHARA, from the coding sequence ATGGGCGATAAGTACTGGAACCGGGAACTGGAGACATTGCCGCATGACGAGCTTGAGGCGTATCAATTGGTTCAGCTCCGCGAGCATTTGCAATTTGCCTACAGCCGCTCGGGTTATTATAAAGAGGCGTTTGACCTGCACGGAGTCAAGCCTGTCGATTTGAACCGACTTGAGGATATCCGCAAATTTCCTTTCGTGAACAAACAGATTGAGCGGGAAAGACAGCTGAAAAAGCCGCTGCTCGGCGATATGGCAGCCGTTGATGAAGAAGATGTCGTGTTCGTGTCCGCCTCAAGCGGCTCGACGGGGATTCCAACGGTGAGTCCTTTTACCAAAACGGATTTTGATGAATACCAGGATGTGCAGAGCCGGTTGTTCTGGGCAGCAGGCATGAGACCGAAAGACCGGTATGTGCATGCCTTGAATTTCACCCTGTTCGTTGGCGGACCGGATGTAATCGGCGCGCAAAATCTGGGAGCCTTGTGCATTTGGGCAGGGACGGTTCCATCCGAACGGCTGCTATTTATCTTGAAAGAATTTCAGCCTACGATCATCTGGACGACGCCGTCCTATGCCTGGTATCTGGGGGAGACGGCAAGGAAGCAGGGGATTGATCCGGCCAAGGATCTTGCCATCCGTACGATTATTGTAGCCGGAGAGCCTGGGGGTTCCATAGAAGCCACCCGTGAAGCGATCGAACGTCTGTGGGACGCGAAGATCGTTGACTTCTACGGCATTTCGGATATATTCGGGGCCTGCGCGGGCATGTGCGAGGAGCGGAACGGCCTCCATATCGCTGAAGACCATATTTTGGTTGAAGTCATCAATCCGGCTACTCTGGAACCGGTGGCGGACGGCGAACGCGGAGAACTGGTTCTGACGACCCTGCGCAAGTCGGCACGCCCGATGATCCGGTTCCGCACAGGGGATATTGGAACCTTTGACCGGCAGCCGTGCAGCTGCGGCCGGACGCACGGACGGATTCATATCGCTGGGCGGCTGGACGATATGTTTATCGTCTCCGGCGTTAATGTTTTTCCAAGCGATATTGAATTTGTGGTCCGGAATATGCCGGAACTGACCGGGGAATATCAGGTAACTCTTTCTAATGAAAATTATGCCACAAAGTATAAAGTTTCAGTGGAACGCGCGGAAGGAAATGAAGAATCAAGCGAGGCGATTGCCGTCAAAGTATCCGAGAAGTTAAAGACCCGGCTCGGTGTCCGGCCGTCCGAAGTATCCGTGCTGGAAGCGAATGTGCTGCCAAGAGCGACGCACAAGGCGAAGCGCATCGTCGATCTGAGAGAGCAAAATACACAAAGGGAAGCGAGTGTTGATCATGCCAGAGCTTAG
- a CDS encoding pyridoxal phosphate-dependent aminotransferase — protein sequence MPELSRRLEVFSESVIRRMTRIANAHGAVNLSQGFPDFDPPEELKRALVNTAEGSIHQYAVTWGAPNFREALAVKQSKLLGIPINPDTEIVVTCGSTEAMMAAMMTVCNPGDKVIVFSPFYENYAADAILSGAEPIYVALKPPAFGFDADELEAAFRQKPKALILCNPSNPTGKVFSREELLIIAGLAEKYDTFVITDEVYEHIVYEPFEHTYFASLPGMFERTLSCSSLSKTYSITGWRLGYLIAPAAIAEGARKIHDFLTVGAAAPLQEAAVTALHFPESYYTDLTRLYSEKRNLFLDGLESLGLKYTVPQGAYYVMVDISEFGASDDVSFCEWMAREVGVAAVPGSSFFREPISHLIRFHFAKRQETLHDALNRLELLRQKAAKVAL from the coding sequence ATGCCAGAGCTTAGCAGAAGGCTGGAGGTATTCTCCGAATCGGTCATCCGCCGGATGACCCGGATTGCCAACGCGCACGGTGCGGTAAATTTATCACAGGGATTTCCCGATTTTGACCCGCCCGAAGAACTGAAACGGGCGCTGGTGAATACAGCGGAAGGCTCGATTCACCAATATGCCGTCACTTGGGGCGCGCCGAATTTCCGTGAAGCGCTGGCGGTGAAGCAGTCCAAGCTTCTCGGAATTCCGATCAATCCGGACACCGAGATTGTCGTCACCTGCGGAAGCACGGAAGCCATGATGGCGGCCATGATGACGGTCTGCAATCCGGGAGACAAGGTGATCGTCTTTTCCCCGTTCTATGAGAACTATGCGGCGGACGCTATCTTGTCGGGGGCCGAGCCGATTTATGTGGCGCTGAAACCGCCAGCCTTCGGCTTTGACGCCGATGAGCTGGAGGCGGCATTCCGCCAGAAGCCCAAGGCGCTTATTCTCTGCAATCCCTCGAATCCGACAGGGAAAGTGTTCAGCCGGGAAGAGCTGCTGATTATCGCCGGTCTGGCGGAGAAATACGATACGTTTGTCATTACTGATGAAGTGTACGAGCATATTGTATACGAGCCATTTGAACATACGTACTTCGCCTCGCTTCCCGGAATGTTCGAGCGGACACTGTCGTGCAGCTCGCTGTCCAAAACCTATTCCATAACCGGCTGGAGACTCGGCTACCTGATCGCTCCTGCCGCGATTGCCGAGGGCGCGCGCAAAATTCACGATTTCCTTACCGTCGGCGCGGCCGCTCCGCTGCAGGAGGCGGCGGTGACCGCACTGCATTTTCCGGAGAGCTATTACACGGATTTGACCAGGCTGTACAGTGAGAAGCGCAATCTGTTTCTGGATGGATTGGAGAGCCTGGGGCTGAAGTATACCGTGCCGCAGGGCGCGTATTATGTCATGGTGGATATTTCGGAATTTGGCGCAAGCGACGATGTGTCATTCTGCGAATGGATGGCAAGGGAAGTCGGCGTAGCCGCCGTTCCCGGCTCCAGCTTCTTCCGTGAACCGATCAGTCATCTGATCCGTTTCCATTTTGCCAAACGGCAGGAGACCCTGCATGATGCGCTGAACCGTCTGGAACTGCTGCGTCAAAAAGCGGCCAAGGTGGCCTTATGA
- a CDS encoding 2-oxoacid:acceptor oxidoreductase family protein: MIEIRWHGRGGQGSFTASKLLGSAVTLYGSKHALAFPSFGPERRGAPMQAFTKIDDVRIRDRSEITRCDYIVVLDETLYRQELLSDLKEDGKLILNASRPEKYQEQGGSRIIALDATSVALEILNRPITNTAMLGALIGVSGITGVESVLEGMSHFLKGSLLDKNRQVVSRIYDEARRLQDEPTRIAQIR, translated from the coding sequence ATGATCGAGATCAGATGGCACGGCCGCGGCGGTCAAGGCAGCTTCACCGCCTCTAAGCTGCTTGGCTCGGCGGTCACTTTGTACGGCAGCAAGCATGCGCTTGCGTTCCCTTCTTTCGGACCGGAGCGGCGCGGCGCGCCGATGCAGGCTTTTACGAAGATTGATGATGTCCGGATTCGGGACCGCAGCGAAATCACCCGGTGTGACTATATTGTCGTGCTGGATGAAACGCTGTATCGGCAGGAACTGTTGTCCGATTTGAAGGAGGATGGCAAGCTGATTCTGAATGCGTCCAGACCGGAAAAATATCAAGAACAAGGAGGCAGCCGGATTATCGCGCTCGATGCTACTTCGGTTGCCCTGGAAATACTGAACAGACCGATTACAAATACGGCCATGCTGGGCGCACTGATCGGAGTTTCCGGCATTACGGGCGTAGAATCCGTACTTGAGGGCATGTCCCATTTTCTCAAAGGAAGCCTACTGGATAAGAACCGCCAGGTTGTGTCCCGGATTTATGACGAAGCAAGGAGGCTGCAGGATGAACCGACCCGCATTGCGCAAATACGTTAA
- a CDS encoding 4Fe-4S binding protein — protein MNRPALRKYVNPQFLSDLPEGPCYDAGHLVTVNAGWRTRKPVLDSEACTGCYICYMNCPEGVIFKSDDKVDIDYDFCKGCGICANGCPKDAIVMIREGEA, from the coding sequence ATGAACCGACCCGCATTGCGCAAATACGTTAATCCCCAATTTTTGTCCGACCTGCCGGAAGGTCCGTGCTATGATGCCGGTCATTTGGTCACTGTGAATGCGGGTTGGCGGACCCGTAAGCCGGTTCTGGACTCCGAGGCGTGTACAGGCTGTTATATCTGTTATATGAACTGTCCGGAAGGCGTAATCTTCAAATCGGACGACAAAGTTGATATTGATTATGATTTCTGCAAAGGCTGCGGAATCTGCGCGAACGGCTGTCCCAAGGATGCCATAGTGATGATCAGAGAGGGGGAGGCGTAG
- a CDS encoding transketolase C-terminal domain-containing protein, with protein sequence MGQRAFLCGNEAVAEGVRLSAPHVIAAYPITPQTVVVERLAEMVEDGSVKAEFMHVESEHSALSASMGASAVGARTFSSTSSQGLVYMAECLHYASGGRFPIVMMNANRSLALPWSIYGDHRDSMSLLDCGWIQVYTEDAQESLDMVLQAYAIAEHPEVLTPVMINLDGFVLTHTYELVDIPAWEQAREFLPPYETVNKLDFDAPKNMAFSSNPGNNLEFKLRQHRGMLRAKELIAETDGRFQAIFGRSYGGLTEAYRCDDAELIVVSVGSVTGTCRTVADELRNEGWKVGVLKIRFMRPFPEEEIIAALRNAKAVAVLDKDISFGYEGTVFTNVNSALSKAGAEILKLNFIGGLGGRDISKDHIREMYRRLQDGLDGIAQENVQYLGLGVAIDERG encoded by the coding sequence ATGGGACAACGGGCTTTTTTGTGCGGAAATGAGGCGGTTGCCGAAGGCGTAAGGCTGTCGGCGCCGCATGTTATCGCCGCTTATCCGATTACACCGCAGACGGTTGTGGTGGAACGTCTGGCGGAAATGGTGGAGGATGGCAGCGTCAAAGCGGAGTTCATGCACGTTGAATCCGAGCATTCGGCGCTGTCCGCCTCGATGGGCGCAAGCGCGGTCGGAGCCAGAACCTTCTCCTCGACCTCTTCGCAAGGACTGGTCTATATGGCCGAATGTCTGCATTACGCCAGCGGCGGCCGCTTCCCGATCGTAATGATGAATGCGAACCGGTCGCTTGCGCTGCCCTGGAGCATTTACGGCGACCACCGGGACTCCATGTCACTGCTGGACTGCGGATGGATTCAGGTGTATACGGAGGATGCTCAGGAGTCGCTGGATATGGTTCTCCAGGCGTATGCCATTGCGGAGCACCCGGAGGTGCTGACACCCGTGATGATCAATCTGGACGGATTTGTGCTGACCCACACCTATGAGCTGGTGGATATTCCCGCCTGGGAACAAGCGCGCGAATTTCTACCTCCTTATGAGACGGTTAATAAACTGGATTTTGACGCGCCCAAAAATATGGCCTTCAGCTCAAATCCGGGGAACAACCTGGAGTTCAAGCTCCGCCAGCACCGCGGAATGCTCCGCGCCAAAGAGCTTATTGCGGAGACGGATGGACGGTTTCAGGCGATCTTTGGCCGCAGCTATGGCGGGCTGACGGAAGCCTACCGCTGCGACGACGCGGAGCTGATCGTAGTCAGTGTAGGCAGCGTAACCGGCACCTGCAGAACAGTCGCGGATGAACTGCGGAATGAAGGCTGGAAAGTGGGAGTCCTGAAGATCCGGTTTATGCGCCCTTTTCCCGAAGAAGAAATCATTGCCGCCCTGCGGAACGCCAAAGCTGTAGCCGTGCTGGATAAGGATATTTCCTTTGGCTACGAAGGTACGGTATTTACGAACGTCAACTCCGCGCTGTCCAAAGCGGGGGCGGAAATACTCAAGCTAAACTTCATCGGCGGGCTTGGCGGCAGAGATATTTCCAAAGATCATATCCGGGAAATGTATCGGCGCCTGCAGGACGGATTGGACGGGATCGCACAGGAGAATGTGCAGTATTTGGGTCTGGGGGTCGCGATTGATGAGCGTGGTTAA